In Camarhynchus parvulus chromosome 28, STF_HiC, whole genome shotgun sequence, the following proteins share a genomic window:
- the ANKRD24 gene encoding LOW QUALITY PROTEIN: ankyrin repeat domain-containing protein 24 (The sequence of the model RefSeq protein was modified relative to this genomic sequence to represent the inferred CDS: inserted 5 bases in 4 codons), whose product MASSRRLLLSTMKQICLCAAASFASQDWTKNDEKLLQAVDYNDAGRVTSLLLRKGLVPTKLDSEGKSAFHLAATRGNVDCLEAMLAHGVDAMTKDSSGYTALHLASKHGHPQCVSKLLQASCPVDVADGSGRTALHLAAASGCISCSEILCDFKAPLNSKDKDGCTPLILAAKMSHSELCRYLLHRGAAVNCRDLQGRTALMLACESGSVDTVEVLVSAGARVGVVDATGHDAAHYGLATGNALIQHLLQEAAQRRSWASEEESTEQASQTSSPSQSSVREKSSTPRKRKAPLPPLGTPSQEDRDAYEEIVRLRQERAQFLQKIRGLEQQEKQRRERAELDQASLRSMEKQIQELQERLVARDGEKEKLGKEVEALRSRLSSTENEKENTSYDIETLQDEEGEPLEFPGAEMLLSKKTLSPSAEELLATLQGQVQSLTVQNKELREKIQVLENYERDESSPPAPGDVVPASQYQALQRELERLRAQGREGTAGGDGQRAASEPGPEGTTGPRPAEEPAWAWGECKAALGELGVQTSSSSSSPSGQREPGAELAEARAALKRAQTELEERERRLKELQARLEAAEAAASPGASVEEASREKEALLALRGAEAERRALRRELEARPRDAPELPAAAAAGGGRELLAELRAALAQGEAELGAXRRRLRRHEEQGPAWLQRAGAXGWVSREEHARGTWALQEKAPLRXRLAQLRGRGGAKAREAARLQVELAAAVPGRSTSGEAGLRXGGVAAQRLQELERRREKTCEEVFRVQRQALFMKSERQAAEDRLGAAQKQLEQAQDEARRLRELHSHAEDAARLVRDRDRKITELSKEVFRLKEALNALPESGGPPQSPPNTDALQARIRALEEKLEETETRHSKVVTLYRSHLLYAVQGHMDEDVQRLLCQILSMQRLQEQGR is encoded by the exons ATGGCGTCCTCCCGCCGCCTCCTGCTCAGCACCATGAAGCAGATCTGCCTTTGTGCCGCCGCCTCCTTCGCG AGCCAGGACTGGACCAAGAACGACgagaagctgctgcaggccGTGGACTACAACGATGCCGGGCGGGTCACGTCGCTCCTGCTCCGCAAGGGCCTGGTGCCCACCAAGCTGGACTCGGAGGGCAAATCCGC GTTCCACCTGGCCGCCACACGGGGCAACGTGGATTGCCTGGAAGCAATGCTGGCCCATGGAGTGGATGCCATGACCAAGGACAGCTCGG GTTACACTGCCCTGCACTTGGCCTCCAAGCACGGCCACCCTCAGTGTGTCAGCAAACTGCTGCAG GCCTCCTGCCCTGTGGACGTGGCCGATGGCAGCGGCCGGACCGCGCTGCACCTGGCGG CTGCCAGCGGATGCATCTCCTGCTCCGAGATCCTCTGTGACTTCAAGGCTCCCTTGAACAGCAAGGACAAG GACGGCTGCACACCGCTGATCCTGGCTGCCAAGATGAGCCACTCGGAGCTGTGCCGGTACCTGCTGCACCGCGGCGCCGCCGTCAACTGCCGGGACCTGCAGGGCAG gacagccctgaTGCTGGCCTGCGAGAGCGGCAGCGTGGACACCGTGGAGGTGCTGGTCAGCGCCGGTGCCCGCGTGGGCGTGGTGGACGCCACCGGCCACGATGCTGCTCACTACGGGCTGGCCACGGGCAACGCCCTCatccagcacctgctgcaggaggcGGCCCAGCGCCGCTCCTGGGCCAGCG AAGAGGAGTCAACTGAGCAGGCGTCGCAG ACCTCTTCGCCCAGCCAGTCATCTGTCAGGGAGAAGAGCAGCACCCCGAGGAAGAGGAAggcccctctgcctcccctgggcacccccagccag GAGGACCGGGATGCCTACGAGGAGATCGTGCGGCTGCGGCAGGAGAGGGCCCAGTTCCTGCAGAAGATccggggcttggagcagcaggagaagcagagacGGGAG CGGGCAGAGCTGGATCAGGCCTCCCTGCGCTCCATGGAGAAACAG atccaggagctgcaggagcggCTGGTGGCACGGGAcggggagaaggagaagctgggCAAGGAGGTGGAGGCTCTGCGGAGCCGCCTATCCTCGACAGAG AATGAGAAGGAGAACACGAGCTACGACATCGAGACGCTCCAGGACGAGGAGGGAGAACCGCTTGAGTTCCCAG gagcagagatgctgctctcCAAGAAGACGCTGAGCCCCTCAgccgaggagctgctggccacGCTCCAGGGGCAAGTGCAGTCTCTAACCGTGCAGAACAAGGAGCTGAGGGAGAAAATTCAG GTGCTGGAGAACTACGAGCGGGACGAGAGCAGCCCCCCTGCCCCGGGGGATGTGGTGCCCGCCAGTCAGTACCAGGCCCTGCAGCGGGAGCTGGAACGGCTGCGGgcgcagggcagggagggcacagccggaGGGGACGGGCAGCGCGCGGCCTCGGAGCCCGGCCCGGAGGGAACCACGGGGCCCCGTCCTGCCGAGGAGCCGGCCTGGGCCTGGGGCGAGTGCAAGGCGGCGCTGGGCGAGCTGGGGGTGCAgacatcctcctcctcctcctcaccctccgGCCAGCGGGAGCCGGGCGCGGAGCTGGCGGAGGCACGGGCGGCCCTGAAGCGGGCACAGACCGAGCTGGaggagcgggagcggcggctgaaggagctgcaggcccGGCTGGAGGCTGCGGAGGCTGCGGCCTCGCCGGGAGCCTCTGTGGAGGAGGCGTCGCGGGAGAAGGAAGCGCTGCTGGCGCTGCGCGGCGCTGAGGCCGAGCGGCGGGCGCTGCGGCGGGAGCTGGAGGCGAGGCCGCGGGACGCGCCAGAGCTCCCGGCAGCCGCGGCAGCAGGCGGAGGCcgagagctgctggcagagctgcgGGCCGCGCTGGCGCAGGGGGAGGCCGAGCTGGGCG GGCGGAGGCGGCTGCGGCGGCACGAGGAGCAGGGGCCGGCGTGGCTGCAGCGGGCGGGGG GAGGCTGGGTGTCCCGGGAGGAGCACGCCCGCGGCACGTGGGCGCTGCAGGAGAAGGCGCCCCTGC GGCGCCTGGCGCAGCTTCGAGGCCGCGGCGGCGCCAAGGCCCGCGAGGCCGCCCGGCTGCAGGTGGAGCTGGCGGCGGCCGTGCCTGGGCGCAGCACGAGCGGCGAGGCCGGGCTGCG CGGAGGCGTGGCGGCGCagcggctgcaggagctggagcggCGGCGCGAGAAGACGTGCGAGGAGGTGTTCCGCGTGCAGCGGCAGGCGCTGTTCATGAAGAGCGAGCGGCAGGCGGCCGAGGACAGGCTGGGCGCCGCGcagaagcagctggagcaggcccAGGATGAGGCGCGGCGGCTGCGGGAGCTCCACAGCCACGCCGAGGATGCGGCACGGCtggtcagggacagggacaggaag aTCACGGAGCTCTCCAAGGAGGTTTTCAGGCTGAAGGAAGCCCTGAACGCCCTCCCCGAGTCGGGGGGGCCCCCACAATCCCCACCCAACACGGATGCGCTCCAGGCGCGGATCCGGGCgctggaggagaagctggag gagacaGAGACGAGGCACAGCAAGGTGGTGACGCTCTACCGGAGTCACCTGCTCTATGCTGTGCAG GGCCACATGGACGAGGACGTGCAGAGACTCCTGTGCCAGATCCTGAGTATGCAgcggctgcaggagcagggcagatga
- the EBI3 gene encoding interleukin-27 subunit beta — protein MRWLWVVALVAPACTVPYNGTAGSTGDGDNGDRAPCTPQHGSLGTEVLLLCPGGVAEWRRGDTVLGTSPAPGLALPNASLAHEGHYSCHHPVTGETWATICLRLGYPPPPPAIECWATSYPQAVNCSWGLSPDPLLDTDFVATYRHGTDTGECALTGPRSCSFGDLQVFSLTPYELNVTARNPLGAASGALPFLLENIIKPDPPEALRVSPIPGEPQKLLLEWSPPSSWPFPEYFPLHYRIRYSRDNDSVPTTVGPYELTSHTLTDLEPGSLHHIQVAAKDITDSGEFSAWSPPASGTPWVGL, from the exons ATGAGGTGGCTTTGGGTCGTGGCTTTGGTGGCACCCGCCTGCACTGTCCCCTACAACGGCACggcagggagcactggggatggggacaacGGGGACAGAG ccccctgcaccCCTCAGCACGGCTCCCTGGGcactgaggtgctgctgctgtgcccggGGGGTGTGGCCGAGTGGCGCCGGGGTGACACCGTCCTGGGCACGtccccggccccggggctggccctgcccaaTGCCAGCCTGGCCCACGAGGGCCACTacagctgccaccaccctgtCACCGGCGAGACCTGGGCCACCATCTGCCTGCggctgggct acCCGCCCCCGCCACCGGCCATCGAGTGCTGGGCCACCAGCTACCCCCAGGCTGTGAACTGCTCCTGGGGGCTGAGCCCCGACCCCCTGCTGGACACCGACTTCGTGGCCACCTACAG gcatGGCACAGACACAGGTGAGTGCGCCCTCACGGGCCCGCGGAGCTGCTCCTTCGGGGACCTGCAGGTGTTTTCCCTCACTCCCTACGAGCTCAACGTGACCGCCCGGAAccccctgggagctgcctctggagcGCTGCCCTTCCTCCTGGAGAACATCA TAAAGCCGGACCCCCCCGAGGCCCTGCGGgtctcccccatccctggggagccccagaagctgctgctggagtggaGCCCTCCATCATCCTGGCCGTTCCCGGAGTATTTCCCGCTCCACTACCGCATCCGCTACTCCCGGGACAACGACTCCGTCCCCACCACG gtgggGCCCTACGAGCTGACATCGCACACCCTGACGGACCTGGAGCCCGGCAGCCTCCACCACATCCAGGTGGCCGCCAAGGACATCACGGATTCCGGGGAATTCAGCGCCTGGAGCCCGCCGGCCTCGGGGACACCCTGGGTGGGGCTGtga